CCCAACAAGCAGAAGTCTTTGTCATCACGCCTTAGGACTGAACTACTTCGTCCCTTCAGAGTAACCGTTGTAAGCAGGGGCCCTGATACGGAGCTGCTGGTTGCAAACCCTGTGGAGTTATCTGGCAAAGGAAGACCCCTTGTTTTCTATGACATTACTCTTGCTCTCAAAATGATTGGCCCCTGCATCTTCTCGGTACTTACTGATCTAATCACTATGCTACTTCCTACTGTTCCCTTTCCCAATTTCTAGAACTATGTTCACAAAATTAGAATGACAACATgccaatttttatttattttttgtttcaacaGGCTGAAGTTGGAAGACACGTGATTGGAGATAGGGAGTGGGAAGTTTACAGAATCTTGCTTGATGAGGGGGAGGGTTCATCTGTTCCGAGGAACAAGATTGAGAAAGGAGTTTGGAAGATGTTGATGGGTTGGGTGTGATTCTTGGCTGGTGGCATTGTTCATCTGAGATGAACCTGTTCCTGTGTACAGATAAGATGATTATCATGTAGTTATGATATGTAACTTGTTGTAACGAAGAAATGTATATTGTGCAAATAGTGGTCGTGTTCACGCTGTATTTTTTGAGCTTTTGTAATTTTAACTTAGCGTAGAAAGAAGGGTAGTAGCAACTAGCAAGTATAGggaaaaaaaggagaaagaaaggtGGATTCTTTAGAGTATTTATAACTGAAAAAGTGAACTATTGTAAAGTGGTTATACTCCGTTCTTTCGTACTATATGcctatatgtatatataaagttttaattggTTGCATTCTACAAAAATGAAAGCATCCTCACAAACTAATTGGAACTGTTTTCTGCatcagttttttattataacattgtggccttttttcattttcattttttgtttttaaagacGTGTCTAGAAAACactgaaatgatttttttattgcttttattaAATCTTTAATTGAAAATACAAAGACAGTTTGTGATTAAAACACAAGGTTGAAAATCTGGGACCCTGATGTGTTGATTAATGAATTTCTTAAAGAAACAATAACACGTTTAAAATAGGTTGACAAAAGTTTGTCTGATTTATGGACTGATGTCCTTTGCTGCCATCTTTACTCATTTTATAGGATGCAACCATGAATTGGTAGCTGGTTTCCTCACCTAACTGCTGATTGTTCCTTATGCTTGTTCATTTTTTATCAAGTCACTTTCCTTAGATACAGCTTCTATTCTACGAGCAAGTTGTCCcctattgtaatattttatcttGTATTCTACTTTAATAGGTTAGTTCAACAAGGACCTCACCAGATGTCACCTACATGAACATCATAGGGAGCATCATGTCACATCCACATATGGCAAACGCTGATTCTGTCTATTGATTCATGAGTTTCTAAGCACATGTTCAGCGGTCTTTGGCCATTGTTTGCCGCTGCATTTTTATAAGGACACCTTTCGGTCACTGACGTAGACATAGTTTGATCACTGATCTTGTTAAATATGGAGACTCCATGGCAATTGCAAATGGAGAAACACTATCACAGGTTTTTGTCTCGTCTTTTGCTGCTAAACAAAATATCTTTAGATCTCATTTTTTATGCTGTTTTCACTTAACACGTTAACATCAAGAAAAGACCCCATTTGTTTCTAAGCCGTAAAAATTCTTCCCATACATGTCACAAACCGATATTTTAAGATTCTGATTGTTGTTATCCCCGTTTGTCGGCATCTTATATAGACTCCGTGAGGAACAAGAATCTTGAAATACTTGACAAAAAAAACGCtgtcttatattttaaaatgttctgttatatttttatctagTGCCACTTACTGTAGAAAAAtggttctttctttcttttcattttcaataagATAGAATTTGGTTGCCCTTCACTTGTCCTTCTGTGTGTCGTTTTGAAAAGGTGGTGAGGGAAAAGATATAGAAAGCTTTCGTTGGGGACTCAGtatgaaacttttatttattcgCAAACATTCAAAATTTCACTTGTTTTGGACATTTTATCGtatcaataatgaaaaaaatatatactgataaaagaaatataataaaataaaaataatataattaagacaattaattatagttatcagtttatataatattattattattaatacaaaagttattgaaaaaaatggaagaattcAATCATATTTTGTTCAAACTGATATTATAGTTTGCTAATAGGTTTGATGAACGAAACTTTGGCCTAACTAATATACTCTAACAAAGGAATGATGAAGGAAACTTTTGGCAAATTGCGGAGAAAGctattaagaaaaagaagaatataattaACAGAGGTTGGATGATTGTTATATATGGAATTATAGTTTCCAATATATTCGTAATTTGTGTAAGACGCCAGCAACCACGCTCCAGAATGTGATTTCTGCAAAGATGACATACATTATGGTTCCCACTCTCTCCGAGTGCCAGACATTGTCAAACACATGCTTCTTGATCCAGTGTACCTGGTTTTTGTTGTTTCACATGCAACGGTATAAGTCAGCACCTTCTTCTACCTACCTTAAACAATTTCTGAAATTAACTATGTAGGATAAATCATAAAGGTTGGTTCTTACTAGGGAGTTACGTGGATCTTCATAATACCATCCATTTACAAAAGCTGCAAAGATGCCCTCAGCTGCCATCACGAATACTAGCATAGCATTCATTCCTATCCATTCCAAGAATAAAAATGGAGTTCGGAGCCCCAAAACATCAATCTGTTTTAAAATTAACAGTCACAATCACAGATAGAACCAAATTAGTACGTAGTAACTTCGAATTTATTGTCTACTCCAGTTAAAGCATTCCACACTTGTACCTACCAGTATGTAGAACCCAGAGAAAACAATTCCAGCTGCCCCAGCTGTGAAACAAACGTAGCTGAAACTGTAGAGTTGCTTGTTAATTGGGATGGCTGCAATATGCcacaaaaaaatgttaagatTACTCTTATTTGCATTGCAAGTTTAACTAATTAGATGGATTTTATTTGACTGGCGTAATTACCATCTGTGAAGTGAAGGATTATGGCTATGATGAGTAACACAAGCCCCATTAAGATCCAGTGTTTTAGCCTCTCCAAATGACCCTGTGAAATTTCATACATTTATAACTAAGTTTAGATATATATAACAGATGTTTGTATAAAAGTGATGAAGTTTTGTAACCTTGAAGTGAATCAAGACGTGCCCATAGTGGATCCCAATAGTGCCAGAGATGATCGCTGATATAGAACTAATCAAACAAAAACTATTTGTTAAGTATTTCTGATTGATATAAACTGAGATAATTTTTTACAAGTATTTATTTGAACAGATGAAGATAATTAAACCTCAACAAGCCTTCAGGCTCAAAAGGAGCACGACACCAACTTGGAGCATCCTCACGGAAAGGACCATCTCCAGGATAATTGAGGGTACACGCCTATAAACGTCatagaaaaattagaaaaacaataGTGGAATGCATATGTGTAGAATAATAGCAGAATAGTGTTAgtttgaaaattacaaaaattgaaataaaagtatTGGACAAATTTAGCAGCAGAATCATGTGACAGAAAGTGCTGAATAGTCAACACTAACCTTTAAGCGTCTCCACACAGGTTGAGAATAAAGATGGTTGACCCCCCAAACCTGTCGGTCCACGTGTCCGACAGCGTTACATGCTGGCCCTAGGTGTCCTCTCATCCCACAAATGACCTAATACAtcgaagaaaaacaaaaaggtttAAGGTTTATGAAGATAGAATAGAACAAAGATTTGCACCAGTCATTTGATTGTGTACCGTGTATCTCTTCGGTTCATCGCCGTTAAAATGATCCACGAAACTCCAATCAGGAACGTAGAGAGTGAAGGTTGTGATCATGTAAATAAGAAATGCTACAAAACCTCCAAGCCTAAGCCACACGTGTGTAAAAATGTTAATGTTTATCAAAGCTAGTTCACAAGTTTCAATTATCAATTTCAGTTGAATCCTGTTAATTTCTATCAATCAAGCAGCACATTTGAAGTTTGAAGATTTTGTATTTCTCACCATTGCCATTTATAAGCAGTAAAAATGGATAGGTGTCCAGAACCCAACGTTGTGGGTCTAAGCTTGGTGGTAAATGTCTCTATTAGAGCTACAACACAGTATACAAGAGCTATTCTCTGCAAACAAAGATTCAGAAACGGGGTTATTTAGCCCTATATGCATTTGCTTCAATTTGAAGAATATATACCTGGAGAATGCCGCACCATCGGATAAATTTCATGTtaactccatattcaagatcaTCAGGAGCATGAGAGTAACCCCCTGTAAGATGTTATGTATAATCAAATTTATCACTGCATCAGGATTTATATGTATCAGAAAATGCAACAATTTCGGTTTTACCTTGCAAAATTATACCCCAGAAGAGAAGTTTCATTGTCCTAAGAATTATCTTCTTTACAGCATCCCTTTTCTTGGGGATTCTCTGTATCATGTCCATCAATAACATTTAACCCATCCAAATGTTAATTTATAGATgagtaacttaaaaaaatatagaaaaaagtGAAGCATAACTTGCTTATCTAGTTATTCAGATAAAGCCATAGTCCCAATCAATAATACAGGACATTTGAGAAAACTAATCTAGTAGGAGATGAAGAAGAGCATCTTGATAATTGTATATATCTTGCACGAATCATTATTACATTGAGTTATTTGACTAATTGTATAACACAGAACATGGTGGCATATATTCATACCTTGAGTGCAAGGGCTATGGCAACCCCaacaatgaaaagaaagaaaggcaTAACGAAATCGGCCAAAGTACATCCATTCCATGGGGAGTGATCAATGCGTGGATAAGCTTCACCAGCATCGTCTACCAATATCATCAACTGCACATAAATTAAGAGCGAAAAATGTTTACCAATTAATCCTTATTCATAAAATAGTGATAGGAAGGACTATAAGTTTTTTTAAGcaatgaatattaaatttaactcaatcttataaaattaattctaaaaatgtttctatttatttatatattataaactcgttttatttttagttaatacgAGATCTCTACCACAAACCTCTCAtgttaaaacatatatatgttgAGCATGAGACTAAATATTAATGGATAGTTTGATAACAATGACACGATAGatctaaaaaacaaatttttcgATAGCAGTAATATAATAGGtccaacaaacaataaatctCGTTATAATAGACTTCGAATGACATTGAAACTATTTTAAGAAGAGAACTTTAAGTTTAAGTcactaaaaaaccttttcctttatTTGTTCATCTTTTTCCTCCTATCATCCTCCCGCCGTGATCATACCACCACCTCCACCTCCAAATCATCCTCATCATTTTCCTCCTTCTCCTATTTGTCTTCCTCTTCCTATTCCTCCTTCACCTCATTCTTTAACTCCAGTAACCCCTATCGTGTCTCCATGTCATCGCCATATCACTAGCGTTCCTTCGCATCACCGACAAGCCTCTACATCATTGATAAGCCTTTGTGTCAATGCTCACCCACCGAAAGGTCACCACTGAGCCAACACCGCATTACCACCAAGACACCATGAAGCCATTGTTGCATCAccttctcctcctccacctccttctcttcttctacTTATTTTCTTCTCACATATTCCCTTAATATACAAAAACTTTGTTGTCCAAATTTTCAGCGGATTTACTAATAGAATAAAATTGTCAGTAATTGTAATGATAAGTTATCGACGAAAATATTCTTCGATCTTTTCAGTGTATGTTACAAACAAATTTGATATCGATAAAAATATCtcttgaaaattaaattttgaaaagcgATAAAAATCTGTTAATAAATTTGAGTTCATTGATGAATTTATTGTCATCCACAATAAGTCGTCGATAATTAACGAAATTCTTGTAATAAAATCAACCTCATAAAACCAAAATCTTaaagaatgaattttaaatctaattcaatattacaaaatcaaattgtattctaatattatctttttctaGTAGTTGTGAAATTTCCATTATATCTATCTCAAcctcagaaaaatattttagaggATGAAATTTATAATTGGATCAGAAATGATATCTTGATCTTGAAATTgtatatttatgaataattacgtaaaaatattatatatcttacattaattactattttgaagtataaaaaaaataaaaaaaatattttattaactattaaaccaattacatttttattatatatatttataataattaaaatttttagaaaataagttaaaatatgtcaaaataaatattaacattattatatGTAATGAAGTTCCTCATATAATATCGTTTATTAAACTTACTTTCTCACTCACTATAGAACTACTCGTGAATTATCCAAAAATATGTattctatattaaaataattatagaattgatttaaatttaaattttactttcttaaAAAGGAGTAATGTAATCAATTTAAATCATTCATCTTGttatattacataattaattaattaattgtcaTATGACATTAGTTAGAGAAAACCTAATTAAGTTGACCTGTTTGAACCTTCATTATGTGAGAGACTTACTTCTATatcttttcatatatatatatatatatatatatatatatatatatatatatatatatatatatatatatatatatatatatatatatatatatatatatatatatatatatatatatatatatatatatataaataagcgCGTACGTAACttgatttaaaaatgaaatttaataatttaaaaataaaatttaataatttaaaaatgaaatttaataataataagaaggaaaaatatataagacagacctctaataaaaaatcaacctcaacatcattaattattttgttattaaagtggaaaacaaatgaacaaacAGAACAACAAATTACGGTGTCGCGGGTGTTGTATGTGGGTGAGGGAGAGTATGGAGATgagaaagaaacaaattaaataagtgAGAAAGATGAATTAGGGTTAGACATGTGTTTccaattttttcaattgaaaagAATGAGAGAGATAAATAAGAGTTTTTgggatttatatatatatatatatatatatatatatatatatatatatatatatatatatatatatatatatatatatatatatatatatatatatatatatatatatatattcattggTTGGTGACTTAATTTTCTCGATTCAAGATAGGAAGTCTTGAAGTCTAATATAATTAGATTTGGATTGAGATTCATcggagaaaaaaattataattttattcgaTCTTATTCTACAAGTGCACTGTACCACCAAATAATAGGAcggatattaaatattttaaaactaaaatactaTAGAAAAGTGTATATTTAATGTTTCTAACTTAAAGATATCTTGAGTTTTtactaaaacaaatataaatttgtgaCTACAAAATTTGAAACACGATCAATTGTTGTATTCATAATATTCCATTAAATATTAAGATAGATGCACGAAATAGTAGTTGTGTGCGGAATGTTTGGGAAATAAAAGGGTTTGGAGACTAACCACGATGGTGAGACCCCTAAATGCATCGAGCGTCGCAACTCTCTTGGTCTTCTTCTTAACCAGTGGTGGCTCCGCCGACTCATCCACAGCCATTGTGTCTCTGTCATGCTCAACGGTAGAACCTCCGTTACTGCTTTTAATGGTTACCTGCTTCTTCAAATCATTCTTATTACCATCTTCATTCAATGGTGAATTCAGGCCTTCTTCCATCCTCTTAGTTCCTTCATCCATCGATCAATACTGAATTCTTTTCAACAAACTTCAAATGTTGTCCTTGTCTCTTCCTCTTGCAGTGGAACACAACAATTATAGGGAGAGATAGAAATAAAGAATTAATGTGACAGAGAGGTCCAAATTAATGAAGCAGAAGGCCGGCTTTGTTGGCTTCATCGTCAAGGTGGAAGTGTTTAATATTACATTACAAATACAAAGCGACAGATggaagtttgaattttttttcaacacaaacaaatatatatatatatataaagacatTGGAGAGAAAGACAGGGAAGAGGTCAACACTCTCATTTGTTATATCAGTTTCAGCAGCTGTTATGATTAGTCTAAACTTCGAATTATTTCTTTGAATGTGTTTGGATAGTGCTAATTGTCCGGCTAAATagagtaaaatataaaacaaagatGATAAACAGACAAGAGCTTTcaaaaaagtagttaattaCTCATTTTCTTAATAAGCACCCAAAGATGATGCCATATCTTGATATCCTAGTTTCTAGTAACAGACTTTTCATCACTTTCATTCACTTAACATTTacgttaaaatattaattataaatctaattcaatcacaaaattattttttaaagtgaagtttaaatttaaatatatatactttaaattgattttatattttagttaaattttttcataatttaataaaaataaaaaaatagtaattaattatcaagattataatttaagtatggtaaaataataaacatggtGTCACAGGTATGTTATTTATATGTAGATGCGTGGTTGTTGGCTTATGAGATTAAATGAATTTAACTATTCTTTAACAATTCTAGAAGTGAGGCTTTCCTTTATGTTGGTGATTGAAACTGCAAAGAAAGACATAAGAATTAACTAAGAGTGTGGTGatacattttttaatctaaattatagataaaataatatatgaaattctaataaactttatttaataagataactttttttaatagcaCTTAGTTTATTTACGTTactcatatttaaaataatttacttaaatgaaatttttatcttACTATCttgttacttaaaataataatagaaaattttaatgtctaaatggtgtttttttttgtttactgttatacttttttaattattaatttagtgctactataaaaataatgtaatatagAACCTCCAGTAATTTCCAGCGGCTTTTATGTAACCGCCCCTAAATATTTAActcttcatttttcctttttcgcGCCACTGCAATCTCTTATTTATCTGTTGGTGCTTCTCTTCTCGTTTTCTCTCCTGTGCAATCcctaatttttctctctttccacTTCTCTTATCGTTTTCTCCACTACCAAGCTCCAAAATCCTTTCTTCTCCACTTTTctgtctttatttttctttcccttcTTAACTTTCCCTAACCCTTCCTCTGCCGTCTCTTATGCACGCGAATCAGATGAACTCAATCAATGAAACACAAAAAGCGAAACCCTACGCCGCGCACGAAACAACCGACATGGCATGCGAGTGATGTCCACAGCCTTCCGCTGCCAGCGATGTCCGCGGAGCCGCCGACTGTGCCCTCGCCGCCACGGCCTAAGGCCGTAGTCGCTAGAGCCGCGCGATTCTCGCCGGTGGAAGGGGAGGCACCACATGAAGGCCAGGAAGTCCCGCCTGAATTGATGAAGAAGAGGGCACCGGAGATTCGGAGAATGGCCCCGCCGCTGCAGAAGAAGGCGCGCTCTCTCGGACGGTTAATCCCCAGTTGCCGGAAGGTGTTGTTCCCCGAAGCTTCTAGAAGAAGCCGGTGATTATATCTGTGTCTTGGAGATGCAAGTGTGAGCCttcatcatcaaattttttGCCGATTGGGTGCTAACTTCCTTACATTCCCTTTTTCAttgcttgtttttgttttttgggaTTTCTCAGTAATTATGTTATGGTATTGTGTAGGTCATCTGATGCACACTAGTTATCTACTGAGAAGAGCAAGTAATTGGAGGTTTGTATTGTtctattatttgttttctttttcgcTCTGGTGAACTATCAAGGTTTGAAGTCCCTTTCTATTGTTGTGTAAAGATTGTGGATTGCTGTagtagattttctttttttggagGGTTTGGTATAACAAATTGTTGTGTCtagttttctttatattttagataGTCATAAGTAGTTTTAAATCTGTTTTCTGTCTTACTGAAGTagtttaaatagtttttaaccTTTGAATTGGTAGGTTTAGATTTTACTAATTTCtattaaatggttttattaaGATGTTTCTTGTAGTAGTTTGATATGTGTGATTACATTTTGCTATAAGTAGGAGttagtttagtttattttagttttgaattttattttacgaATTAATGTTACTAACCAAGCTTTTCTCTGGGAATACTAACAGTTTCAGTTGTTCTAATTTTCGGTGACTAACATTTTTTTTGCTGCCTTAGTCAGTTATCTAACTTTACTAACCCTGTTTTGCTGAGTTATCTCAGTTCACTAACATCTCTTTGTTGTTTCTAACGTTCTTTTTACTGGTGTTGCTTTTGTAGGTTCTACTAAGTTTTAGTACCAGTTCACACagagtttcatttttttttgctgCAGCTGTCCTACAGTTgtagtttttatcttttattaatatgttatttataattgtacattaatttaaatttaaatgttactTGATTGTAGACTTTCTTTGTTTCAGGACATTATAGCaaagttattttcattttcacagCAGAGGTCAAGGGCTTTGTGCAGCTAAACTGGAATTGGGACTGTTTCTTCTGTTTCTCTGCGCCAGCCAGCTTCTACTAGCATCAGTGTTTCTTATGAGGTTAAAGAACTAATCACTGCATTCCTCGACTACTAGAatttttgtggttttcattTTGTCATTTGTTCATCACATTCTATTCCcttgtaataaaacaaaattggtACATTTAACATGTAGGTGAATGTCTCATCAGGAACTTCATCAACATCCATGCCTCATTTCTTAATAGAGCCCCTTCCAAACCAAAGGAATAATAATGACAGTAGTGTGCCTGTGAGACCAACTGATAAGGTATATGCAATTTGTGCTCTTAAAGTAATTTATGTGAATAGTTTGGTatctactatatatatatatatatatatatattatcgaTGAGATGCTGGATTTTCTTCTGCAGATATCTAGAGGTGCAAAAGCAATTCTTGAGGACATCAAAAGGTAAGTTTATGATCTGCATTgcctatttttttgtttttcttgtttagTTTCTTTTAACCCTCCCATTTGAATAAttgcttttgttttttgaaCGGTCAACAACCACGAGGATAAAACAAAAGTCCTTCTATCAACCCTCCTTAAAAGAATTAATCTCACATTATTACACTGTagatgtaataaaaaaatactacacaaaaatcaaatactaaTTTAAATGATCAACAGGATTCCATGTCAAACAAATGCTTAACAGAAACTCTTTCCACTTACAAAGAAAACATAATGTGaacaagtattttaatatcttatttattttatgtaggGAATAAAGAGAACATGTGAAGAAGGAACCATATCACCACATGCAGAGACAATAGCGTTGTCAACTGTTTCAGAATCAGTTAGTTCATTACTTCACTTATCAGCTACTTTTGAAtgtagtgatatatatatatatatatatatatatatatatatatatatatatatatatatatatatatatatatatatatatatatatatatatatatataacttcccATGCTAAAAACTAGTGTTGCATGTTTtctattcataaaatataaagagataTCGTAGGAAGCTGATGTTGTAACTGATTGATTGAATCTATGTAGGAAGATGGTGAAGCTCAAATATGTTTACCATTTTCAGTTGTGAATATAGAACTGGAAATCattgaagatgttggtgttgGAGACATTCAAGAAGCTTATCCAGGTTATTAGAAGatctcttttactttttgttatCTTCATATTGTTCTAAGAGAGATGACATGAATTTTATCACTtgaatgtgtttttattgtttttcttttgaatgaCATTTATGGTTACCTTTCCCTTCCTTTTAAGATAAACTTGCTTAGATCACTTAAGCCACTCTGAATTTGTTGAATTGTTAAAAGATCTGCCTAATTGTGGTTTCAATAATGATTGGTTGGATGATGTTGAAAAACTCCAAAACGTGCTTTGATTCCACGTTTGGAGGATCTTAAACATTAAATGGCGGAAAGTCTTAAAAAAATAGTGGAGTCTTAAAAAACAGTGGAGCTAAACTACATATGTATTGTATGATTATCTTGGTGGAGAAGTGTAGCCAAATAGGTTTTGTAAATTTGTGTTGAGAAGGCTTATGATTTATGATTAATATCTAAGAACAATTGTATGaatcatattaatatattgattaatataatttattttatataataacattctattttagtttatattttttgattgtccattttgttattaaaatcaattttatcacagtcaataaaagaaaattaatttctatacATTTCTggcaataaaagaaaattaatttctatacATTTCTGACGATTTGAGTGAAACCTTTGCTAATTCGTTGGTTTTTACAAAACTCCTATCAATTCTAACGGTTCTACAAAACTCCTGCCAGTCTCGATGGTTTTCACAAAATCTTTGTTAATTTTGGCGATTTTTGTAAAACtcctataaataaataacttatttacataattatatttaagtattataattaattataattatatttataatatttaaataatagaaggaaaattaaataattaagtactattattttttataacaaataaattaaaaataaataattattttaatattaattttttatgttaaagtaATGGATTGAAAATACAGCTAGtaatactaatattaataataatgatgggttatattaataataataataataataataataataataaaaattaataaaattaaaaaataatggttAGATATCaatatgtttgttttaaattataaaatttatgatta
This sequence is a window from Vigna angularis cultivar LongXiaoDou No.4 chromosome 2, ASM1680809v1, whole genome shotgun sequence. Protein-coding genes within it:
- the LOC108322389 gene encoding uncharacterized protein LOC108322389; translation: MILVDDAGEAYPRIDHSPWNGCTLADFVMPFFLFIVGVAIALALKRIPKKRDAVKKIILRTMKLLFWGIILQGGYSHAPDDLEYGVNMKFIRWCGILQRIALVYCVVALIETFTTKLRPTTLGSGHLSIFTAYKWQWLGGFVAFLIYMITTFTLYVPDWSFVDHFNGDEPKRYTVICGMRGHLGPACNAVGHVDRQVWGVNHLYSQPVWRRLKACTLNYPGDGPFREDAPSWCRAPFEPEGLLSSISAIISGTIGIHYGHVLIHFKGHLERLKHWILMGLVLLIIAIILHFTDAIPINKQLYSFSYVCFTAGAAGIVFSGFYILIDVLGLRTPFLFLEWIGMNAMLVFVMAAEGIFAAFVNGWYYEDPRNSLVHWIKKHVFDNVWHSERVGTIMYVIFAEITFWSVVAGVLHKLRIYWKL